The Syngnathus typhle isolate RoL2023-S1 ecotype Sweden linkage group LG14, RoL_Styp_1.0, whole genome shotgun sequence genome segment GACTCAGCGCATTGTAGAGCATGCatgcgactttttttttttcttaggacATATTCAACAATACCACATCTGTAATTTCTGCCATATCAAAGTGTTTTCAATCATATATCATCTTATGTACAATTTTTAAAACCATCACAAGTTCATGACACTCACACAAACATATAACACAATTTACACAAACAAATTAGAGATGTTAAACCATCCTCAATAAGAATTCAAATCTTAAATAAAACATGACgaataaaaagtaaaatacaaaTCTGAAGCAGCAGAAATAAAAACAGCTCATTAGACCCCATATCCGTGTTTGGGGTCCTGCACGCTTCGAAAAAACATTGTGAAACTGATCCAGTTTTAAGGTGCCATATGGCCAGAGAAGTCTCTGCCAACGGATAGCTGGTTGGGAGTCGTCGATTGTCACTGAGGTGGGAGAATATCGAGCTCCTGGTGACGTGCTAACAGGCGTTGCTCTTTAGGTGTTGGGTTTGCAGCGGCTTCACGTGATACTCATAAATCTTTAGGGCTGGGCCCAGCTTTATCGACAGGCCCGTCAACACATCATTACGTGTCATCAGGAGCAATGACTTGCCATCGATTTCCTGTCAACAAGTgaagacattttattttcattaccACCCAAGTTAGTTGTCTTGAAGTCAAAAGGGAGGCGAGCGGCAAGTTCAACCTGATCTTGGAATGCTGTGGCCTGCTCCTCAAACCCTGTCGCTTTAAAGTAA includes the following:
- the samd13 gene encoding sterile alpha motif domain-containing protein 13, yielding MKIHCNVTDSVMEDKANGSVDTKSPVENGQLPDPANWAVADVVNYFKATGFEEQATAFQDQEIDGKSLLLMTRNDVLTGLSIKLGPALKIYEYHVKPLQTQHLKSNAC